AGAAAGTTTATATACGATAAAAAATAAAACTATAGGGAAAAAATCAAATAGTAATTTCATATATTCATTAATACTATAAACAAGTTATTTTCAGTATAACACAAGTTTTGATTTCACTCTCGCAAGGTTCATGCCCGAAATAAAAAATTTTTGTAACTATTTTGTTAAAAATGAACGAGCTAATACGGTTGCCAACCAAACTTCGCTTGGCTTCATGTAACTAAGGGAAATTCTTGAAGATTTTTTGAAAAATAATTCGCGATTCACTAAGCCATAGAAAACCAGGTGGGCCCCTTGACCAGACACTATCTTCCTTGATTGACACATATCTGATTTAATGGATAAATCAATAAGACCAGCATGTTGTTAGTGTTCATTTGGCAGTGGAGCCATCACTGTGCTTCCAGCAAGAGAAACGTCGAGTCATGGGCCTGACCTACGCAGGCAATTTATCCGATAAGAATTTTTTGCCCAAGATATAACGGCGTATTCCATTTAAGCCCAGGATTCAATGAAATAATTTGATTTAATGGAAGTTTATGACGTTTTGCGATTCCATCCAAAGTGTCGCCGTTGCGAACTATATATTGCTTCGGTGGCTTTATTGTTTTCCAAATAATTAATTGTTGTCCGACACGTAAAGCTTGATTACTGGATAATTTATTCCAGCTTAGAATGTCGTTCGCATTAACCCCATACATTTTTTCCAGACGTTGGTAGCTATCAGCTGCTTGCACTATATGGATCATGCGGTGACTTCCCACCATAATGGGAGTGGACGTAGAAGGGAGTGGTGCTTGATATTGGTTCGGCTTTCCATAGTAGGTCGTTTTGACTAGGGCAATATTATGCTTCGGAGTGGCCGGAGCTGGGGCAAGTGGTGCATTTCGAGTACTGGGAATCAAGATGGACTGATTGAGCTTTATTTGATTTGTAGTTAATTGGTTTAACTGCTTAATTAAATTTACGGTCGTATGGTATCTATTCGCAATAGAGTCTAGATTATCTCCCTGCTGTACTTGATGTTTGGTCCAACTTACTCGTTTATCTTCAGGAAAATTCGCTAGATTTAAGTTAAATTGACGTACCTTTTCTGCAGGGATTAATAGTTTAAAGGGTTTATAAGGTGCTGTAGTCCAATGATTGAATCCGGGATTTAACTTGATTAACTCTCGATAACTAATTCCGGCTAATTTGGCAGCATGGTTTAAATCGATTTGACTGCCTATGTTTACTTCTTGGAAATAGGGCTGATAGGGAATTTCTGGAATTGATAATTTATATTGCTGCGCATTTTTTACAATCTCTGCAAAGGCGAGCAGTCGTGGTACGTAAATCTGGGTTTCTCTAGGGACTGACAAGTCCCAGAAGCTTGTGCTGCGATTCTCTTGTTGGGCTGCTTTGATCGCCCGAGAAATAGTTCCTTCCCCTGCGTCATAAGACGCGATGGATAGTGTCCAATTGCCGTCAAAAAATTTATTCAGGTAGACTAGGTAATTGAGGGCTGCATCAGTTGAATGACCAATGCTACGTCGTCCATCAAACCACCAGTCTTGTTTTATTCCAAAATCTTTGCCTGTTCCAGGCATGAGTTGCCATAAGCCTGCGGCACCAACAACCGAATAAGCAAAGGGATCAAAGGAGCTTTCAATCATAGGGATTAACGCTAACTCACCAGGTAAGTTTCTTTTCTTAATTTCTGTAACGATGTGGTAGATATAAGGTTGGGATTGGCTAAAGACTTTTTGCAAATAACCTGGATGAGCTATTAACCAGCGGATTTGTCCTTGGACTTCGGCTCGTGAAACTTCATGATCTAATTTAAATTCGCTACGAAGCACTTCCCATACATCAGAAGTAGCATGGGCATTGGCTATACCACAAAAAATGAGAATACCTAATAAAAATCTTTTTATTATTATTATTTTCAATGGTATTTACCTATGAATACTATTGGTTTGCCAGTGTACTAAAGTTTATTCGATGATTAAACCCTTTCTGATTTAAATTGACCCACAGAGGAATAAATTGAGTCTTTTTGTTTTTTTTATTTGAAATTGTTTTTTGCTTCGCGTAGTGCCGCAAAAATATCTAATGAGTTAGTGGATGAGGCTCCATGATGCCGTGCATACGTTTGTACCTCGGTACTCTGAGTGCGTAAAAAAGGGTTTATTAACAGTTCCATTTCAATCGTCGAGGGTAAAGTACAAGGATTCGTTTGTGCGTGTAATTTTTGGATGTACATTTTGATAAATTGGTTATGCGGTTCTACCGTCTCAGCAAAGCGTAAATTTTGCATGGTATATTCATGAGCACAATATACTTCTGTTTCTGGCGGTAATGATTTGAATAGTTCCATTGAACGATGCAATTGCTCCATTGTTCCATCAAATACTCTGCCGCAACCAGCAGAAAAAAGTGTATCGCCACAAAATAACCAGCCTTGCTGGGCTTCATAATAGCTAATATGGCTGGAGGTATGTCCTGGATTAGATAGAATGTGAAAAGAATAGTGCCCAATGTGTATGGTTTGATGCTCACTTACATGATGATTTATGTAGGGAATGCGAGAATCGTGTGGACCATAAACAGTACAGTTAGGGGCGTGATGAATGAGCGGACCAACACCACCGATGTGATCGTGATGATGGTGTGTTAATAAAATAGAACGTAATTGCAGATGCTGTTCTTTCGCAAATTGAAGCACTGGCGGTGCCTCACCAGGATCTACGCAATCAAATAATCCCTTCTCTTTATCAATAATTGCCCAAATGTAGTTATCAGAGAATGCAGAGATAGGGATGATTGTCATGTTAGTATGTCTCAATAAGGTAAGAAGAAACCCCTGGATTAAAATAGACGCGTAGGGCATCTAAGGCTGTTTTCATTTCCTCAGCAAACGTATAGGGCGGATTAATTATCCATAGTCCTGCTCCGGACATTCCTGCCATGGGGGCCATAGTTAAATTAAATTCAATGCGTAAGGCGCTATTGCCTTTAATCTCTTTCATGTTTCGTACTAGTCTATCAACGAGTCGTCTATCAACAACTGGATACCAAAGACAATAAACGCCAGTAGAAAAACGAGCAACTGCTTGTTTTATCGCGGCAGGGATTGTTTTGTATTCATCTTTTATTTCAAAAGAGGGGTCAATAAAAATTAAACCTCTTTTTTCAGGTGGTGGCAGTAATGCATTCATTGTGGCAATTCCATCAGTATTACTGAAATGCACTTTTCTGTTATAACGAGGTAGGGTACTTAGTTCATCAAACTCTTTTGGGTGGAGCTCGCAAAAATACATTCGATCGTGAGCTCGTAAATTTTTAATGGCTAAACTTGGAGAGCCTGGATAGTACTTCAACTCGTTATTTTTATTGAGCTCTGATATAGCTTGTGTGTAATTATGGAACACAGGAGGTAGGGCTTTATGATCAGGCCAGATTAGCTTGATACCTTGTTTGTATTCTCCTGTTTTTTCAGCTTGTTTATTCTTTAAGTCATAAACCCCTTTTCCTGAATGAGTTTCTAGGTAAAACAAAGGCTTATCTTTGATCGTAAGATAGTTTAGTAGGCGTGTTAACGCAATATGTTTAATGACATCGGCATAATTACCGGCATGATATCCGTGTTGATAACTCAGCATAATTAATTTTCGTATTAAGAGTAATGTGATGAATTATATCAGATTAAAAAAATTTTCTACTATACTCTTTGTAGGAAGGGTGAATTTTACAGTATCTCGTACCCTTTTGATAAGTCGGCTAGGAGACAGTGATGAGAGATCTGCATGAAGATTATGATGATCAGTCTTTTTCTGATTATGGTTACGATGATGAAGCTGATGTTACTGACACTGCTCATCGAAAAAATGTACGACGAATGCTAGAAGAACGATTAGAGCGCAAACGTTTACGTGAGGAATTTAAAGGCGATTTTGACGAACTCAGTGGTGAGTTTGATTGGGATTCTTTTGAAGACAAATAGCCTTAAAATCTATTCGATAACCTGGTAATTTTGACCAGGTTTTCTCTATTATTTGAGCATTAAGGTGGCCATTAATGTGTTTTCAAGTAAACTGACAACGGTCATTGGACCTACACCACCAGGAACCGGAGTAATCCAGGCAACTTTATCGCGTGCTTTTTTGAAATCCACATCGCCACGAATTGTTCCATCAGGGAGTCGGTGGATCCCCACATCAATAATGACTTGGTTTTCATTGAGCCACTCAACTTCAATAACATCCATATGACCTGCTGCCACAACAATAAGATCAGCAATGCGTACGAACTGTTCGAGGTTTTGAGTAAGACGATGACACACGGTAACTGTCGCTCCTGCTGCCAGTAATTCCAAACTCATGGGGCGTCCCACAATGTTTGATGCACCAATGACCACAGCATGTTTCCCTTTCACGTTCAACTGATAATGTTCCAGCAGGTTCATAATGCCCATAGGAGTGCACGGACGAAGCAGGGGATTTCGTTGTGCCAGCCGACCTAAATTATAGGGATGGAATCCATCAACATCCTTTGCAGGCTTTATGCGTTCAATGATTGTTGCTTCATTTATATGCTTGGGGAGTGGTAATTGGATGAGAATGCCATCAATTTCTGGGGCTTTATTTAACTTCGTGATAAGTTTAATTAATTTTTTCTGGCTAATGTCTTCAGGCAAGTGATGAAAATCAGAGAGAACTCCTACTTCCTCACAAGCTTTACGTTTGTTATTAACATAAACTGAGGAGGCTGGATCTGTACCAACAAGTACCACTGCAAGACCTGGAGCACGATGTCCTTGCTGCACGAGCTCATGCACACGTTGTTTTAATTGATCTCGACGGAGAGCAGATAAAGTTTTTCCATCAATCAATGATGCTGACATAGTAATCCGGGAAAAAAGCAGGGGCTAAATTATGTATTAGAGGTAGGGCTAATGCAAGTGAAGAATTCTATTTGTAGGTTGGACCTTGGCCCTGCGAAGGATCAGACCACATCGAAACTCAATGTGGGGCCATGGATCCAACCTACTGGTACCCAATTTTACTTATCTACTTGTACCGCCTGGTTCCGGCCAAAAATATAACTTACAGAAACCAATACTTCATTAGAATGATACGAACCTGGGTTTAATGATTGATTCGACCAGGTTCCTTTTCCTGGGCCAGAACTAATTTGCCCTAAGTCTTGATAGCTATATCCAACCGACAGGGTCCATTGTGGTGTAAGTATTAGATCAATACCTGCACCAACATTGTACGTAAACTCACTCGTGCTGAAATTGCCAAATTGTGGGCTTATTCGTGGAGTTACGCCAGCGGGAGCTCTTTCTCTATAGTGAGAGGTTCTGTTAAACGAGCTTCCAATTCCTGCATGCGCAAAAGGAGAAAGTTTTTTATATTGAAAGAGATTCACTTTTGCAGAAGCCAGCAGCATATTTGCTGTTAAATCCCAATCATATTTATAATTAGCAAATTCTGGGCCTGAGTTGTGCAGAATTGTATTTCCAATATTCGTTCTGAAAAAATACTTCCATACAGCGTTAAAGGAATAGGCCGGAAACCAGACGCTATCATGTTGCCAACGCCGTCCTAAAGCCATGCCAATCACGGGCTCACTTTGATTGCGAGTGGAAAATAGATTGTTACTACGAGGAGTTAATGGGTTCGGAGTATTGTTAACTCTCATTAGATCATTCCATTGTGGATACTGCACGCCAGCCCCGAAAGAAACAACCCAATTTCCTGATGAACTCCAAAATGGTTCTAAGTTGTTTTCTGTATCTT
Above is a genomic segment from Legionella lytica containing:
- a CDS encoding lytic transglycosylase, which codes for MPLKIIIIKRFLLGILIFCGIANAHATSDVWEVLRSEFKLDHEVSRAEVQGQIRWLIAHPGYLQKVFSQSQPYIYHIVTEIKKRNLPGELALIPMIESSFDPFAYSVVGAAGLWQLMPGTGKDFGIKQDWWFDGRRSIGHSTDAALNYLVYLNKFFDGNWTLSIASYDAGEGTISRAIKAAQQENRSTSFWDLSVPRETQIYVPRLLAFAEIVKNAQQYKLSIPEIPYQPYFQEVNIGSQIDLNHAAKLAGISYRELIKLNPGFNHWTTAPYKPFKLLIPAEKVRQFNLNLANFPEDKRVSWTKHQVQQGDNLDSIANRYHTTVNLIKQLNQLTTNQIKLNQSILIPSTRNAPLAPAPATPKHNIALVKTTYYGKPNQYQAPLPSTSTPIMVGSHRMIHIVQAADSYQRLEKMYGVNANDILSWNKLSSNQALRVGQQLIIWKTIKPPKQYIVRNGDTLDGIAKRHKLPLNQIISLNPGLKWNTPLYLGQKILIG
- the gloB gene encoding hydroxyacylglutathione hydrolase, whose amino-acid sequence is MTIIPISAFSDNYIWAIIDKEKGLFDCVDPGEAPPVLQFAKEQHLQLRSILLTHHHHDHIGGVGPLIHHAPNCTVYGPHDSRIPYINHHVSEHQTIHIGHYSFHILSNPGHTSSHISYYEAQQGWLFCGDTLFSAGCGRVFDGTMEQLHRSMELFKSLPPETEVYCAHEYTMQNLRFAETVEPHNQFIKMYIQKLHAQTNPCTLPSTIEMELLINPFLRTQSTEVQTYARHHGASSTNSLDIFAALREAKNNFK
- a CDS encoding 23S rRNA (adenine(2030)-N(6))-methyltransferase RlmJ, translating into MLSYQHGYHAGNYADVIKHIALTRLLNYLTIKDKPLFYLETHSGKGVYDLKNKQAEKTGEYKQGIKLIWPDHKALPPVFHNYTQAISELNKNNELKYYPGSPSLAIKNLRAHDRMYFCELHPKEFDELSTLPRYNRKVHFSNTDGIATMNALLPPPEKRGLIFIDPSFEIKDEYKTIPAAIKQAVARFSTGVYCLWYPVVDRRLVDRLVRNMKEIKGNSALRIEFNLTMAPMAGMSGAGLWIINPPYTFAEEMKTALDALRVYFNPGVSSYLIETY
- the folD gene encoding bifunctional methylenetetrahydrofolate dehydrogenase/methenyltetrahydrofolate cyclohydrolase FolD: MSASLIDGKTLSALRRDQLKQRVHELVQQGHRAPGLAVVLVGTDPASSVYVNNKRKACEEVGVLSDFHHLPEDISQKKLIKLITKLNKAPEIDGILIQLPLPKHINEATIIERIKPAKDVDGFHPYNLGRLAQRNPLLRPCTPMGIMNLLEHYQLNVKGKHAVVIGASNIVGRPMSLELLAAGATVTVCHRLTQNLEQFVRIADLIVVAAGHMDVIEVEWLNENQVIIDVGIHRLPDGTIRGDVDFKKARDKVAWITPVPGGVGPMTVVSLLENTLMATLMLK
- a CDS encoding outer membrane protein codes for the protein MRWNFFCRSIASLAFVFSSPTFSQDTENNLEPFWSSSGNWVVSFGAGVQYPQWNDLMRVNNTPNPLTPRSNNLFSTRNQSEPVIGMALGRRWQHDSVWFPAYSFNAVWKYFFRTNIGNTILHNSGPEFANYKYDWDLTANMLLASAKVNLFQYKKLSPFAHAGIGSSFNRTSHYRERAPAGVTPRISPQFGNFSTSEFTYNVGAGIDLILTPQWTLSVGYSYQDLGQISSGPGKGTWSNQSLNPGSYHSNEVLVSVSYIFGRNQAVQVDK